The Nicotiana sylvestris chromosome 6, ASM39365v2, whole genome shotgun sequence genomic sequence GGAAGTTTAACGAAGTGATTTGATTTGTATCCTGTTTTTGGAAACATGCGGTACCCTCTGTGGTTCCATGATGTGatatacgtgatttcttactgctcagactttatttacttttattacttactggatTGGAGTACTctcattactccctgcaccttatgtgcagattcgGGTATTTCTGAGCTTGGTGGCAGTTTCTTCGGAGTTAGCAAGATAGCTGTCTGGCGATTGCAGCTCTgctttctccctctttattcttccTTATGTATTCTTGTGACTTTTCCCGACCATATTGGTCTTGATGTGGTTAGACAtctgtagtagatgctcatgactagtgacaccccgatgtagGACGTGTATGTTATTTTTGCACTGTTCATTTAAACTTATATTATGAAACATTtatttaattaaaggcttaaaaatgactcttaatgattaaagggttaatatgggtgttgtgtcggttagcctcgtcttcacgagaggcgccatcacgaccaggccggtttggggtcgtgacattgaaTATGAAGTTCGGGAGTAAATCTGCATAATCTTGAAGAGGTTAATAATGTGcattttttagtttttaattaGTGTTTGTTCTTGCATTGTGGCCCTATTAAATTGCATTTGCGCTATTAATTGCAGCGAGAGAAAGTTAAATATATAGTTTTATATTTCGTATTTTATATTTCATTGTAGGTAAGTATATGATGGATAAGAATTGGGTACTTATTAACCGTAGGACATTACCGGAATACTTGAATGATGTGGAATATTTTTTGAACTTTGTATTTTCTAATCCTGAGGTTGGTGTAAGAATCCAGTGTCCGTGCATTAAATGTAATAATGTGCTTAGAAAATCATGCGATGAGGCTTAGGTGGGGAATAGATCCAACCTATAATAGGTGAATTTATCATTGCGAGGCAGATTTATCTTCAGATGATGAATAAATTCTGATACAGATTCAAATTTAGGGAATGATGATGCTCACACTTTTGAAATGTTGCATGACATGTATCATGGTATTCCCTCTAATAGTCATGAGTTTGATGAGACCACTGAGTCTAGGTATGAAGAGCCAAATATAGAAGCTAAAAGTTTTTATAGGTTACTAAAGGATGCAGAGGAAAAGCCTATATCCAGATTGTGAAAAGTTCTCCAAACTCTCATTTGTAATGCGTCTTTTTCAGATGAAGTGCCTACATGGCTGGAGTAATACTTCTTTTGACTCTTTATTGAAATTATTGAGTGAAGCTTTTCCCAAAGAAAATGTGCTCCCTAATTCTATCTATGAAGTTCAAAAGATCATAAAAGATTTGGGTCTAGATTATGTGAAGATAGATGCATGtgttaataattatattttatatagaAAGGAATATGCTGATCTTAAGCAATGCCCTAAATGTAATGAAAAAAGATGGATAGTAAGGAAGAGAGGAGATATTGATGATGAAGTTGCTTCAAGAAAATTgaataagagaaataaaagaattCCTAGAAAGATTCTTAGATACTTTCCTTTGATGCCAAGATTAAAACgattatttatgacaaaacaaatTGGAGAAAATATGCGATGGAATAAAAATAAGAGAGTTGGTGATGGAGTATTACGGCATCCAGCTGACTCATTGGCATGGAAAACGTTTGATGAAAAGCATTCAAGTTTTGCTTTAGGTCCACGTAATGTAAGACTTGGACTTGCTTCAGATGGTTTTAATCCTTTTGGTTCGATGAGTAATGCCTATAGCATGTGGCCAGTAGTTTTAATTCTATATAATCTCCCCCCGTGGCTATGCATAAAACAATCTAATATTTTATTATCCTTGCTTATTCCTGGACCAAAAAGTCCTGGTATGAATATTGACGTGTACCTCCAACCCTTGATTAATGATTTAAAAACCTTACGGGAGAGTGGAATTAAGACTCATGATGCTTTTAAGAAACAAAATTTCTACTTGCATGCTGCTTTGTTGTGGACGATTAATGACTTTCCAGCTTATGGTATATTATCCGGTTGGAACACTAAAGGTAAATTAGCTTGTCCAGTTTTTCATGTACATACTTGTTCTATTTACTTGAACCATGGTAGAAAATATTGCTATATGGGTAATCGTAGGTTCCTGGATATAAATCATCCTTATCGCCGTAATAAAAGTTCTTTTGCTAatacaaagaaagaaagactTGCACCACAAGCTTTGAGTGGAGATGATATTCTTGCACAACTTAATACATCTTCACAAGGGTTTGTTGGTGGtagcacaaaaaaaaaagatgccGAAAGATGTGACAATTGGAAGAACAACAGTATATTTTTTGAACTCCCATATTGGAGGACTTTGTTGTTGAGACATAATTTGGATGTAATGCATATTGAAAAGAACATTAATGAAAGTGTGATAGGAACTTTGTTGGACATTGAAGGGAAAACAAAGGTTACATTGAAATCTCGATTGGACATACAAGAGATGAAAATCATAAAGCCCCTTCATCCAATAAAAAGTGGGGATAAGTACATACTTTCTCCGGCAAGCTATACAATGTCTAAGGCTGAGAAGATTTAATTTTGTCAACTCGTCAAAGAAGTCAAGTTTCCTGATGCTTATGCTTCTAACATTGGTCGTTGTATCAATGTTAATGAAGCTAGAATATTTGGACTTAAAAGTCATGATCACCATATCCTTTTTCAGCGTATTGTTCCACTTGTCATCAAAGGAATTTTGCCAAAGGATGCATATGATCCCTTAATTGAATAGTCATTATTCTTTAGTGATTTGTGCGCCAAAGAACTTCATGTGGAGAGGTTAGAGAAACTAAATAAAAGTATACGGATGACAATTTGTAAATTAGAACGTGTGTTCCTGCCAATGTTCTTTGATGTTATGATTCATTTGGCAAATGAGGCAATAGTGGGTAGTCCTATTCAATATCAATGGATGTATTACATTGAAAGGTTAGATTTTTACTTATTTGAATTGTTCTTTTAGAAGAAATTTGTTATAAAACTGATTTATCTTTACTTAATAGATATCTGTGCATGTTAAAAGGTTATGTACGCAACCAAACTCGTCCTAAAGGATCAATTGCTAAGGGCTATCTTGCGGAGGAATGCATGATATTTTGTTCTAAATATTTGACTGATATGGAGACAAAGCAAAATCGTGCGGATAGAAATTTTGATTCTCCAAACATAAATCCCAATGGCTTGTCCATATTTAATTGTCATGGTAAGTCATTAGCAGAGGGTGATTGGAAAAGTTTGAGTAATCTTGAAATCAACCAAGCTCATTTTTATATCCTCCAAAATTGTGAGGAAGTCAGACCTTGGATTGAGTAAGATAACTTTTTATTTAATTGCATCCTTTTCTTCTTATGAATATCTTTAATGACTATGATGTaatattctttatttttttctaatcCTCCAATCCATAGAGAACATCTAGATATATTAGcaaaggaaaataataaaaatgtagccAAGAGGCACAAGGAGGAATTTCCTTTTTGGTTTGAAGAAAAGGCAAACTATATCATTTGATGCTAGTTTATCTTTATTTAGGATAATTTTTGAATTTACTTTCATAAAGAGTATTAAAGTTTTTGACTTTGTACACAAAATATTATAGGTGATCCAGTTAAAAAAGAATGGTGATGGTCAAGTTACCAATGAATTGCTAGCTTTGGCAAGACTTCCGGATAATCGTGTTTATTGCCATAAAGGATATATCTTAAATGGTTTTAGGTTTCGAACATTGGAATCTGAGCTACATTTAAAAACTCAAAATAGTGGTGTAGTTGTAAAGAGTGGCGAGCATATAGAAAATATTGATTATTAGGAAAGATAAGAGAGATTTTAGAGATCCAATAAAGGGGTAATTCAGTCATATTATTCCAGTGTGACTGGTTTGAAGTCCCTCTCCAAGGTCAAAGTCTAAGCAGAGGCTACAAAAAGGATGAATATGGATTCATACGTGTAGATGTGACGCGACTCCACTACACAAATGATCCACTCATTTTAGGGTCGCAGGCTCAATCTGTATATTATGTTAAACATGGTCAAAGTGAGAAATGACATGTAGTGATAAAGGTAAGACCACGAAATTTGTATGATATTCCCGAACAAGAAGATGAAACGGAGCCATATCAATTAATTGACTTAGTTGAAAGGGAAGAAGCAAGCTTTCAAGCAGAGTCGGACAATGATGTCATAAACAAAGAGAAGATATTGATGGAGTGAGTGTTGCAGCACATTCTCTTAATAATAAGGAAGAAGTAGATTTAGAAGTTGGGGATGAATCTGATCATGAAAATGGGGATGACTTCAGTTCTCTTGCAACAGATACAGAATATGTTTCTGAGGAAGAATATAATGAAAATGAGGATAGTGATTGGTTATGATCTTCAATTAGTCTTCAAGAGAACTTTGTTTATTTCAATCGCTTTTGCCACATGACTTTTGTTTCTCCATCACCTTACCGAAATGGATAATTTATATTTTCTActacttcttttatttttgtgatttttgtgttgtaactTTATTTGTTTCACATTATTTCTGGACATATCTTGCAttttttcttatcattttactgCCTTCACTTTGACATTTGACTAATGTccaataatataatttttttgaatATGTTACAGCCTATCATGACAACAAATATGCATGTTTCTAATAATATTGAACTTGCTGCCGATGTAGTTTCAAATTCACAGCCAGGTAAGTTATTTCATTTATTAAAATTCTAGCCCTTTAAAATCCCTAGCTTGTATATGTTTAATTTGCCATATACCTAAATGTTTTCCTATGTTGctgaaggaaaaaagagaaagggaaaggaaaagaCAACAGGGCTTTCAGTTCAAAAGAAACAGAAAGACATTGACAATGGAAAGTTGAAGGTGATTGTCACCACCCTAAAACTAACCCGATGGTGATGGCGCCTACCGTGAATTTAGGCCAACCGACACCAAACCCCAAACAAACCAGAAATTCATAATAAGTCGTTTTGAGCCATTAATTAACTAAATTCCATAATATAAGTTAAGAGAAACAGTGCGGAAAATAtataacacagcccgacatcggggtgtcactagtcatgagcaactacaactcgtctAGGAATAAGTAAAGACAATATAGTCTAAAATCAAATGCTAATACAAAGCTGAATAAGATAGGAAAGAGAAGCATTGGGCTGcgaatgccaagcagctacctagtcaactccggagACCTGCTGGATGACTGATCAACACTCACTATCGCGCctcgagactcctggatctgcacacaaggtgcagggagtaatgtgagtatgccaactcagtaagtaataaaagtaaaagcaattGAGCAGTACAAAAatacgtaaaccacgtcataacgcTACATCAAAATAGTATAAGTCCAGAACAATACAGTAAAGCAATAAAACTCGTAAAAAAACTCAGTTCaataaaaaccttttaaaataactttcaatagtttcaaacgagtgatgaaaacagcgagtaaaaggatagaaatgtagacagcccctcgggcaaaacatgtaccataaccGCCCTttgggcaaaatatcaacagaaccagcccctcgggctacctcacaatcactcgtaattagcCCCTCGGTCAATAGCATGAAataacaacagcccctcgggcaatatcacatctcacactgggtacctgcgctcactgggggtgttcagactccggagcccaagcgctatcccaaaccatctcgtggcataacaactcaggccctcgacctctcctatatcacaaatcagtacatATGCTGCGGTGCAGCCTGATCCCCTAATGTCCTCACAATACCGATCCTCTGCCTCACTCAATCAAAATCTCTCAAggcactcgggcaacagtaaaacatgatgctcagccaagatatcatttaaaaatatcaaaatgaaGTAAAtacgactgagttatgaaaacattagaatacaacatgactaagTAGAACTAtgaagttaaaacagtgaggaataacagtaaaaagcccctaagggtccaaaatagttggcacgaggcccaaatatgacatttaaCTCAAAAtatggtaataatttccaaaacacaatgatatcaaacaggtTTTAATCAAacacgcgacttaacagtcgtacagGATGGACCAAggcacaatccccaatggtacacgaccccatgctcgtcatctagcgtgtgcgtcacctcaaagtagcacaacgatgtaaaattcggggtttcataccctc encodes the following:
- the LOC138871389 gene encoding uncharacterized protein, translated to MQRKSLYPDCEKFSKLSFVMRLFQMKCLHGWSNTSFDSLLKLLSEAFPKENVLPNSIYEVQKIIKDLGLDYVKIDACVNNYILYRKEYADLKQCPKCNEKRWIVRKRGDIDDEVASRKLNKRNKRIPRKILRYFPLMPRLKRLFMTKQIGENMRWNKNKRVGDGVLRHPADSLAWKTFDEKHSSFALGPRNVRLGLASDGFNPFGSMSNAYSMWPVVLILYNLPPWLCIKQSNILLSLLIPGPKSPGMNIDVYLQPLINDLKTLRESGIKTHDAFKKQNFYLHAALLWTINDFPAYGILSGWNTKGKLACPVFHVHTCSIYLNHGRKYCYMGNRRFLDINHPYRRNKSSFANTKKERLAPQALSGDDILAQLNTSSQGFVGGSTKKKDAERCDNWKNNSIFFELPYWRTLLLRHNLDVMHIEKNINESVIGTLLDIEGKTKVTLKSRLDIQEMKIIKPLHPIKSGDKYILSPASYTMSKAEKI